The following are encoded in a window of Psychrobacter sp. P11F6 genomic DNA:
- a CDS encoding DUF1653 domain-containing protein, with product MTKQLQSVPQGIYRHYKGSLYQVLHTAQHSETQEALVVYRCLYGEYGVWVRPLSMFSETVEVEGKQVPRFELTKALAD from the coding sequence ATGACTAAACAACTTCAAAGTGTCCCTCAAGGTATTTACCGCCACTATAAAGGCAGCCTGTATCAAGTGTTGCACACTGCTCAGCATTCGGAAACCCAAGAAGCATTAGTCGTTTATCGCTGCCTATACGGTGAGTATGGCGTATGGGTACGACCGTTATCTATGTTTTCTGAAACGGTTGAAGTTGAGGGTAAGCAAGTGCCGCGATTTGAGCTGACCAAAGCGTTAGCTGATTAA
- a CDS encoding GNAT family N-acetyltransferase — MLALPTLSSNGITLKPLTLSHATDLAEACQDGELWKINETSVPEPDKVIDYINTATSMADRKAFVVIDDLTGKAIGSTSFHDILPFAKRLEIGYTWYAKSYWRTHVNTTCKLMLLTHIFETLDYQTVGWRTDIGNHRSQ, encoded by the coding sequence ATGTTAGCCCTTCCTACGTTATCAAGTAATGGCATTACCCTTAAGCCGTTGACGCTAAGTCATGCAACTGACTTAGCCGAAGCTTGCCAAGATGGTGAACTATGGAAAATAAATGAGACATCAGTACCTGAGCCAGACAAGGTTATTGACTATATTAATACCGCAACATCAATGGCTGATAGAAAAGCCTTTGTCGTCATTGATGACTTAACTGGAAAAGCGATTGGATCAACAAGTTTCCACGATATTTTACCTTTTGCAAAACGTCTAGAGATTGGCTATACCTGGTATGCAAAGTCGTACTGGCGAACGCATGTCAATACGACCTGTAAGCTCATGCTACTAACTCATATATTTGAAACTTTAGACTATCAAACCGTAGGCTGGCGCACGGATATTGGCAATCATCGCTCACAATGA